The following coding sequences are from one Sulfurirhabdus autotrophica window:
- the pdxA gene encoding 4-hydroxythreonine-4-phosphate dehydrogenase PdxA produces MSKPTAIPTIALTAGEPAGIGPDLCVMLAQHTIPARIVVIADKDLLKTRAAQLNLQINLIDFDQTTPVTPAQAGTLYVLDHTLTVPAAPGILQPVNSNYVLETLRSAISGCLTGTFDAMVTAPVHKGVINDAGFPFTGHTEYLAEHTNTPQVVMMLVGGGLRVALATTHLALNEVAAAITHDSLLDTLRILHHDLQNRFGLPHPRILVAGLNPHAGESGHLGHEEIDIIIPALNQLREEGIDVRGPYPADTLFTPTYLKDADCVFAMYHDQGLPVLKYASFGEGVNVTLGLPIIRTSVDHGTALDKAGTGQIESGSLLAAIQMAITMINCTPD; encoded by the coding sequence ATGTCTAAGCCCACTGCCATTCCAACGATAGCGCTCACTGCAGGCGAACCCGCAGGTATTGGACCGGATTTATGCGTCATGCTGGCACAACATACCATACCGGCCCGCATTGTTGTTATCGCAGATAAAGACTTACTTAAAACACGGGCCGCCCAGCTGAATTTACAGATCAATCTAATTGATTTTGACCAAACCACCCCTGTTACCCCTGCCCAAGCCGGTACACTGTATGTACTCGACCATACCTTGACCGTACCAGCAGCACCTGGCATTTTACAGCCGGTCAATAGCAACTATGTACTGGAAACTCTGCGCAGCGCGATCTCTGGTTGCCTGACCGGCACATTTGATGCCATGGTGACCGCGCCAGTCCACAAAGGGGTCATCAACGATGCGGGTTTCCCTTTTACTGGCCATACCGAATATCTGGCAGAGCACACCAACACCCCTCAAGTAGTCATGATGCTGGTGGGAGGCGGACTGCGAGTCGCCCTGGCTACCACTCATCTGGCTCTGAATGAAGTGGCAGCCGCTATCACCCATGACAGTCTTCTGGATACCCTGCGCATCCTGCACCATGATCTGCAAAACCGCTTTGGGCTGCCTCACCCACGCATACTGGTGGCAGGATTGAATCCCCATGCAGGGGAATCGGGCCATCTGGGACATGAAGAAATCGACATCATCATTCCTGCCCTGAACCAGTTGCGCGAAGAGGGAATCGATGTTCGCGGCCCCTATCCCGCAGACACCTTGTTTACGCCAACGTATTTGAAAGATGCCGATTGCGTCTTTGCCATGTACCACGACCAAGGGTTACCGGTTTTAAAATATGCCAGTTTTGGGGAAGGGGTGAATGTCACGCTTGGATTACCCATCATCCGCACTTCGGTAGACCACGGCACCGCGCTGGATAAGGCAGGTACTGGCCAGATTGAAAGCGGCAGTTTGCTGGCAGCAATTCAAATGGCCATAACAATGATAAACTGCACTCCTGATTAA
- a CDS encoding peptidylprolyl isomerase, whose translation MACTTDLAQAATSTLTPATTLSPQKIEPIDHIVAVVNDEVITQFELDDRLNKVMLQLKQKGTPLPPQQILEKQLLERMINDRVQLQFAKQTGIRVDDAQLDKALQRIAEENKLNPSQFRAALEKDGLKFSKFREDIRNEIILSRLRERDVDNRINVTDGEVANFLSTQSTADKNEEYNLGYIQIRVPEQASPEQINAKRARAEQALKELKSGADFRQVSASYSDAANAMEGGMLGWRNSGQLPGLFVDAIKSLQPGETTSVLHSPNGFHILKVLDKRGKDTPMVISQTHAQHILIKTNELVSETDAKNRLNQLKERIDNGANFAELAKQHSDDGSASKGGDLGWLSPGDTVPEFERAMDALKPGQVSKPIQSQFGWHLIKVLERRNKDVSEESQKLMARQAIRARKSDEAYQDFVRQMRDQAYVENRLEEK comes from the coding sequence ATGGCCTGCACTACTGATTTGGCTCAGGCAGCAACAAGCACCCTGACCCCGGCCACCACACTTTCACCTCAGAAAATTGAGCCTATTGACCACATCGTTGCAGTCGTCAACGATGAAGTGATTACACAATTTGAACTGGATGACCGTTTAAACAAGGTAATGCTGCAACTAAAGCAGAAAGGCACTCCCTTGCCTCCCCAGCAAATACTGGAAAAACAATTACTGGAACGCATGATCAATGACCGCGTGCAGCTTCAATTCGCCAAACAGACTGGCATTCGCGTAGACGATGCGCAATTGGACAAGGCATTACAGCGCATTGCTGAAGAAAACAAATTAAACCCTTCACAATTTCGTGCCGCGCTGGAAAAAGATGGATTGAAATTCAGCAAATTCCGTGAAGATATCCGCAACGAGATCATTCTTTCTAGACTGCGGGAGCGTGATGTAGACAACCGGATCAACGTTACCGATGGCGAGGTTGCAAACTTTCTGAGTACACAAAGCACAGCAGATAAGAATGAAGAATACAACCTGGGTTACATTCAAATCCGCGTGCCGGAACAGGCTAGCCCGGAACAAATCAATGCCAAGCGTGCACGCGCAGAACAGGCATTAAAAGAGCTAAAGAGCGGCGCAGACTTCCGCCAGGTTTCAGCCAGTTATTCCGATGCCGCCAATGCCATGGAAGGGGGCATGTTAGGCTGGCGTAATTCCGGTCAGTTACCCGGTTTATTTGTCGATGCAATCAAATCGCTGCAACCCGGCGAAACCACATCTGTTTTGCACAGCCCTAATGGTTTCCATATTCTGAAGGTCCTGGATAAACGCGGCAAAGATACGCCGATGGTGATCAGCCAGACCCACGCACAACATATTTTGATTAAAACCAATGAACTGGTTTCCGAAACAGATGCCAAAAATCGACTCAATCAGCTTAAGGAGCGCATTGATAACGGTGCAAATTTTGCCGAACTGGCAAAACAACATTCAGATGATGGCAGTGCCTCAAAAGGTGGAGATTTGGGCTGGCTATCTCCGGGAGATACTGTCCCTGAGTTTGAACGCGCCATGGATGCGCTTAAGCCAGGGCAAGTAAGCAAACCGATACAATCACAGTTTGGCTGGCACCTGATCAAAGTGCTGGAGCGCCGAAATAAAGACGTGTCGGAAGAAAGCCAGAAACTCATGGCTCGCCAGGCAATACGCGCTCGAAAATCAGACGAGGCCTACCAGGATTTTGTTCGCCAGATGAGAGATCAGGCCTACGTTGAAAACCGTCTGGAAGAAAAATAA